One genomic region from Thermodesulfobacteriota bacterium encodes:
- a CDS encoding ABC transporter ATP-binding protein, producing the protein MAEPILELRNVSSSYGNIKALKDISLKVFPGEIVTIIGANGAGKTTTLMATCGVVPINQGDIIYSGKSIRGIAAEKLPVMGLCQIPEGRRIFPRLTVRENLELGAFFRKDRAEIEKDMENVISIFPALKDRQKQHGGTLSGGEQQMLAIARALMSRPKVLLLDEPSLGLSPLLVQKIFDIIHDINQRENTTILLVEQNANLALQTAQRGYVLETGKVTMEDKADTLLHDPKIRKAYLGE; encoded by the coding sequence GTGGCGGAACCGATTCTTGAACTTCGAAATGTTTCTTCAAGCTATGGCAATATCAAAGCCCTGAAAGATATTTCTTTAAAGGTTTTTCCGGGCGAAATCGTAACCATCATCGGTGCCAACGGCGCAGGAAAAACAACCACACTGATGGCCACCTGCGGTGTCGTTCCCATCAACCAAGGCGATATTATATACAGCGGGAAATCCATCCGTGGTATTGCTGCGGAAAAGTTGCCGGTCATGGGGTTGTGTCAGATTCCCGAAGGCAGACGCATTTTTCCCCGGTTGACCGTACGGGAAAATTTGGAACTTGGCGCGTTTTTCCGCAAAGACCGGGCGGAAATCGAAAAAGACATGGAAAATGTGATTTCCATTTTTCCGGCCCTGAAAGACAGACAAAAACAGCATGGAGGTACCCTTTCCGGTGGCGAGCAGCAAATGCTGGCAATTGCCAGAGCGCTGATGAGCAGACCCAAGGTACTTCTTTTGGATGAGCCCTCATTGGGGCTGTCGCCATTGTTGGTGCAGAAAATTTTCGACATTATCCACGATATTAATCAAAGGGAAAACACCACCATCCTGCTGGTGGAACAAAATGCAAACCTGGCCCTCCAGACCGCACAGCGCGGCTATGTTCTTGAAACCGGCAAGGTTACCATGGAAGACAAAGCCGATACCCTGCTACATGACCCGAAAATCAGAAAGGCGTATTTGGGTGAGTAG
- the livM gene encoding high-affinity branched-chain amino acid ABC transporter permease LivM yields the protein MIQEFKRIWKSYFIGLLWLLGLLWPLLGIHPDGTLSFGRTLTVWLYIVAGSAVCLLLYITNKSGMLKPIADPLSAAKGKFAIWSGAMPAWIWIPVLMALAFLFPVFTSRYAQDVAINVLIYVCLGLGLNIVVGLAGMLDLGYIAFYGVGAYTYALLNVHYGLSFWICLPAAAFSSGISGCIIGYPTLRMRGDYLAIVTLGFGEIVRLILNNWMKLTNGPNGILGVKVPAIYLPSFADGFSFELFYLKKLYYLYYVALVLAIFTIICVHRLNFSRIGRAWESIREDETAAGLMGVNTFRLKLLAYAMGAIFAGLAGAFFSARMRFVSPESFTFLESAMVLCMVVLGGMGSIPGIILGAAALIVLPEVFREFELYRMLVFGATMTVMMLFRPAGLIPAKRMGTRSEEKEG from the coding sequence ATGATACAAGAGTTTAAAAGAATCTGGAAAAGCTATTTTATCGGTCTGTTATGGCTGCTGGGACTTCTCTGGCCGCTGCTGGGCATCCATCCGGACGGCACCCTCTCTTTTGGCCGCACCCTAACGGTCTGGCTTTATATTGTCGCGGGTTCAGCTGTGTGCCTGCTGCTTTATATTACCAACAAGAGCGGAATGTTGAAACCCATAGCAGATCCTTTGTCCGCAGCAAAGGGAAAATTTGCCATATGGTCAGGGGCTATGCCTGCATGGATTTGGATTCCTGTTTTAATGGCGTTGGCCTTCCTCTTTCCTGTTTTTACCAGCAGATATGCTCAGGATGTTGCCATTAATGTCCTGATATACGTATGCCTTGGACTGGGGCTCAACATTGTGGTGGGACTGGCAGGCATGCTGGACCTGGGATATATTGCATTTTACGGTGTGGGTGCGTATACCTATGCGCTGTTGAATGTTCATTACGGTCTGTCATTCTGGATCTGCCTTCCTGCGGCCGCCTTTTCTTCTGGCATTTCCGGCTGCATCATCGGATACCCGACGCTAAGAATGCGTGGGGATTACCTTGCCATTGTTACGCTGGGATTCGGCGAAATTGTCCGCCTGATTCTCAATAACTGGATGAAGCTGACCAACGGTCCCAACGGTATTCTGGGGGTAAAGGTACCGGCTATTTATCTTCCCAGTTTTGCGGATGGGTTCAGTTTTGAATTATTTTACCTGAAGAAACTGTACTATCTTTATTATGTGGCACTTGTCCTGGCTATTTTTACGATCATTTGTGTTCACCGGCTCAATTTTTCGCGTATTGGTCGGGCCTGGGAGTCTATCAGGGAGGATGAAACCGCAGCCGGACTGATGGGGGTGAACACTTTTCGTCTTAAGTTGCTTGCATATGCCATGGGGGCAATATTTGCCGGTCTGGCGGGCGCGTTTTTTTCCGCGAGGATGAGATTTGTCAGTCCGGAAAGCTTTACCTTTCTTGAATCAGCCATGGTTTTATGTATGGTGGTCCTGGGCGGAATGGGCTCGATTCCCGGTATCATTTTGGGTGCGGCTGCGTTGATTGTTTTGCCGGAAGTCTTTCGTGAGTTTGAGCTCTACCGGATGCTTGTCTTTGGCGCGACAATGACCGTGATGATGCTTTTTAGGCCTGCCGGTTTGATCCCGGCCAAACGTATGGGGACCCGGTCGGAAGAGAAAGAGGGGTAG
- a CDS encoding branched-chain amino acid ABC transporter permease, with the protein MEYFIQQLINGLTLGGLYALIALGYTMVYGVIQLINFAHGEFFAAGGYMGVIILSYLTGLGYMQTHPILCLMGAFALAMVYCAFLAMGVEKVAYKPLRRQSRLAALLSALGMSIFLSNGLMLAQGVFDKPYPGEMFQGGLEFGMITVSYLQMGIVGLTIALLIGLNILVFKTRIGMAMRATAQDKIMSSLVAIGSDKIISLTFALGAGLAAAAGIMVGLYYGSVRYDMGFIPGIKAFAAAVLGGIGNITGAMLGGLIIGMVEIFGAGYISGQYKDVFAFIILIGVLYFKPTGIMGENVDDTRV; encoded by the coding sequence ATGGAATATTTCATTCAGCAGCTGATCAACGGACTGACCCTCGGTGGGCTGTATGCCCTGATTGCCCTTGGCTATACCATGGTTTACGGAGTCATCCAGCTTATCAATTTTGCCCACGGTGAATTTTTTGCCGCCGGCGGCTATATGGGCGTTATCATTTTAAGCTACCTTACCGGCCTGGGATATATGCAGACACACCCGATACTTTGTTTAATGGGCGCATTTGCCCTGGCAATGGTTTATTGTGCATTTCTGGCCATGGGTGTTGAAAAGGTGGCCTACAAGCCTTTGCGGCGACAATCCAGGCTGGCGGCCCTTCTTTCCGCTCTGGGGATGTCCATATTCCTGTCAAACGGGTTGATGCTTGCGCAAGGGGTATTTGACAAACCCTATCCCGGGGAAATGTTTCAGGGCGGGTTGGAATTCGGTATGATTACAGTCAGTTACCTGCAGATGGGAATCGTGGGCCTTACCATTGCTTTGCTGATCGGGTTAAATATTCTTGTTTTTAAAACCAGAATCGGAATGGCCATGCGCGCGACGGCCCAGGATAAGATCATGTCCTCCCTGGTGGCAATCGGAAGTGATAAAATCATTTCACTTACTTTTGCCCTGGGTGCCGGCCTTGCCGCTGCCGCCGGAATCATGGTGGGGTTGTATTACGGATCGGTTCGGTATGACATGGGATTTATTCCAGGGATCAAAGCCTTTGCGGCTGCAGTACTGGGTGGTATCGGGAATATTACCGGTGCCATGCTCGGTGGATTGATCATCGGTATGGTGGAGATTTTCGGTGCAGGATATATCTCCGGGCAATACAAGGATGTGTTTGCCTTTATTATACTGATTGGAGTTTTGTATTTCAAACCAACCGGAATTATGGGTGAGAATGTAGATGATACAAGAGTTTAA
- a CDS encoding branched-chain amino acid ABC transporter substrate-binding protein yields the protein MKKKILLVMVLSLILVPFILSTASAKTLKIGSMSPLTGPYAADGNDIKHGVMTAIQVFEEAGGIPGYSKIELFPQDTACDPKQAVAAANKLINLGVVGVIGAYCSSSTIPGSETLAEEDIPMLTPASTNEKVTDRGLKYMFRLCGRDDDQAPAAAKFMKESLKAKSIFIVDDKTTYSQGLAEGVNKSCKKLGVKVLGHDHVNQGDKDFSAFLTMAKRENADILYMCLQNHSSGSLMAIQAKRLGLKSTIVSQDAMYHPNFIKVAKDAAEGVYVTYGYTDKTTASYKSYAKRWKAAGYGDIGAYGTYAYDAATVLLNAIKKAKSTKPAKIKAQIMKMDFQGASKHVRFKPNGDSGSSYIAFKIKNGEYVPYWDPEKGLLNK from the coding sequence ATGAAGAAAAAAATTTTATTGGTGATGGTTTTAAGTTTGATTTTGGTTCCGTTTATTTTAAGTACGGCATCGGCAAAAACTCTGAAAATCGGCTCAATGAGTCCTTTAACCGGGCCCTATGCTGCCGACGGAAATGATATTAAACACGGAGTGATGACGGCCATTCAAGTGTTTGAAGAAGCAGGCGGGATCCCCGGATACAGCAAGATCGAGCTTTTCCCGCAGGACACCGCATGTGACCCGAAACAGGCGGTGGCTGCCGCCAACAAGCTCATCAACCTCGGGGTTGTAGGTGTTATCGGTGCATATTGTTCATCTTCCACCATCCCCGGCTCCGAAACTCTTGCCGAAGAAGACATTCCGATGCTTACACCGGCTTCCACCAATGAAAAAGTCACTGATCGCGGTCTTAAATATATGTTTCGCCTGTGCGGGAGGGATGACGATCAGGCTCCGGCAGCGGCCAAGTTTATGAAAGAATCTTTAAAGGCCAAATCTATTTTTATCGTTGACGATAAAACCACCTATTCCCAGGGATTGGCTGAAGGCGTCAATAAATCCTGTAAAAAACTCGGCGTTAAAGTTCTGGGACACGATCATGTGAACCAGGGCGACAAAGATTTTTCCGCCTTTTTGACCATGGCCAAAAGAGAAAATGCCGATATTCTGTACATGTGCCTGCAAAACCATTCGTCCGGCAGCCTGATGGCCATACAAGCCAAACGCTTGGGCCTGAAATCAACCATCGTATCCCAGGATGCCATGTATCACCCCAATTTCATCAAGGTTGCCAAGGATGCAGCCGAAGGTGTTTACGTGACCTACGGTTATACGGATAAAACCACGGCTTCCTATAAGTCATATGCAAAAAGATGGAAAGCTGCCGGCTACGGCGATATCGGAGCTTACGGTACATATGCCTATGATGCCGCCACCGTCCTGTTAAATGCCATTAAAAAGGCGAAATCCACCAAGCCTGCCAAAATCAAAGCTCAAATTATGAAAATGGATTTTCAGGGCGCTTCAAAACATGTCAGGTTTAAACCCAATGGAGATTCAGGATCTTCCTATATTGCTTTTAAGATTAAAAACGGGGAGTACGTTCCTTACTGGGATCCTGAAAAGGGTTTGTTGAATAAATAA
- a CDS encoding ABC transporter ATP-binding protein, with protein sequence MAQLKIQDISVRFGGLLALSKLSFSVNSGEIIGLIGPNGAGKTTVFNVLTGVYTASEGNVQFEGKSILGKSPHEIFSRGIARTFQNIRLFSNMTALENAMVARHCRSKKGVVGSLLRSRSQRREEDAIRKKAREAIEFMGVGEFADTVAENLSYGLQRRLEIGRALASEPKLLLLDEPAAGMNPAETAKLMEDIGRISDLGIDVLLVEHDMKVVMGVCRRIICVDHGVKIAEGGPEEIQNNPKVIEAYLGQPAKQQKKLRRVT encoded by the coding sequence ATGGCACAACTTAAAATTCAGGACATTTCGGTAAGATTCGGGGGCCTGTTGGCCCTATCAAAATTGAGCTTTTCCGTCAATTCCGGGGAAATCATTGGACTTATCGGCCCCAACGGAGCAGGAAAGACCACGGTATTTAACGTTCTTACCGGTGTTTACACAGCATCAGAAGGAAATGTACAGTTTGAAGGCAAAAGCATTCTCGGTAAAAGTCCTCATGAGATCTTTTCCAGAGGAATTGCCAGAACCTTTCAGAATATTCGCCTGTTTTCCAACATGACTGCGTTGGAAAATGCCATGGTGGCCAGGCACTGCAGATCAAAAAAAGGCGTGGTGGGTTCTCTGTTGAGAAGCCGGTCGCAAAGGCGTGAGGAAGATGCCATCAGGAAGAAAGCCCGGGAAGCGATCGAGTTTATGGGTGTCGGAGAGTTTGCCGATACAGTGGCGGAAAATTTATCTTATGGTTTGCAACGCAGGCTGGAAATCGGCAGGGCGCTGGCTTCTGAGCCAAAATTGTTGCTTCTGGATGAACCTGCGGCGGGAATGAATCCTGCCGAAACCGCCAAGCTGATGGAAGACATCGGGCGTATATCTGATTTGGGGATTGACGTGCTTTTGGTTGAGCACGATATGAAAGTGGTGATGGGGGTGTGCCGACGCATTATATGCGTGGACCATGGAGTTAAAATTGCGGAGGGAGGACCTGAGGAGATTCAAAATAACCCCAAGGTAATCGAAGCTTATCTTGGTCAACCGGCCAAACAACAAAAGAAACTAAGGAGGGTAACATGA
- a CDS encoding FadR/GntR family transcriptional regulator — translation MFRAAKQSRIFQDIVDQIQEAILDGRIKSGDMLPAERELKEMFQTSRGTLREALRVLEQKGLIEIKLGTGGGARVKSANTEQIRESLDILIRSQRVSLKHLSEFREGAEGDVVALAARRATVADIQRLKELLQDAKEHAEKGVSHRDDFLEADKKLHLAMAQISRNPIYISILKMVHNNINRYYDNFLHMEKRELMENYEDLRDMVQAIEKGDGTKAKSLAQSHIHRFNGYMEKEKQQKKDE, via the coding sequence ATGTTTCGTGCAGCCAAGCAAAGTAGAATTTTTCAGGATATCGTCGACCAGATACAAGAAGCGATCCTCGATGGAAGGATCAAGTCCGGCGATATGCTCCCTGCAGAAAGGGAACTCAAGGAAATGTTCCAGACCAGCCGGGGCACCCTGCGAGAGGCATTGCGCGTTTTAGAACAAAAAGGTTTAATCGAAATAAAGTTAGGTACGGGTGGAGGCGCCAGGGTCAAATCGGCCAACACCGAACAGATTCGCGAGAGTCTGGATATTCTGATTCGATCACAACGGGTTTCCTTAAAGCACCTGAGTGAATTCAGGGAAGGCGCTGAAGGAGATGTTGTGGCTCTTGCAGCCAGAAGGGCAACGGTTGCAGATATTCAACGGCTGAAAGAACTTCTCCAGGATGCAAAAGAACATGCGGAAAAAGGAGTCTCCCACCGAGATGATTTTCTTGAAGCGGATAAAAAACTTCACCTGGCCATGGCTCAGATTTCGAGAAACCCTATCTATATATCCATATTAAAGATGGTACATAATAATATCAATCGTTACTATGACAACTTTCTTCACATGGAAAAACGCGAGTTAATGGAAAATTACGAAGATTTGAGGGACATGGTGCAGGCGATAGAAAAAGGAGATGGAACCAAGGCCAAATCACTCGCCCAGAGCCATATTCACCGGTTCAACGGATATATGGAAAAAGAGAAACAGCAAAAAAAAGATGAATAA
- a CDS encoding FAD-binding oxidoreductase: MNSKMYDIIIVGGGIIGSSIAYNLMRSDGKLKVAVLEMDPTYSLASTTLSVSNARIQFSLSENIKISQYALDALERFEDEMAVDDNRPAILYRREGNLFLVDEKGKNAAKEAVALQKSLGCSIKWWPSAEIKQRYPLYEPADFMGGTFGPKDGHFDAYAVLMAYRAKARSLGATYIKGEVVEIASEKKRVSGVKLADGDSLAAEAVVNGAGAWAAKLALTAGVKIPVEPVKRQVFALDTAVKPEAPLPLTVLPSGLYFRSETGGLILLGKSMDEDPVGFDFTWDDKRFMEVLWPELAQFVPSFDTLKLIRGWAGLYAVNTLDGNAILGEWPELKGFYLANGFSGHGLQQAPAVGRYIAELITERSHVLDLSIFRPERILENKPVNEDGLV; encoded by the coding sequence ATGAATTCAAAAATGTATGACATCATTATCGTAGGCGGAGGTATCATCGGCAGTTCCATCGCATATAACCTGATGCGCAGCGATGGTAAACTCAAAGTGGCAGTCCTTGAGATGGATCCCACCTATTCCCTGGCTTCGACCACCCTTTCCGTTAGCAACGCACGCATACAGTTCAGTCTCAGCGAAAATATTAAAATATCACAATATGCTTTGGATGCGCTTGAACGATTTGAAGATGAAATGGCGGTTGATGACAACCGGCCTGCCATTTTATACCGACGTGAGGGAAATCTTTTTCTGGTTGATGAAAAAGGCAAAAACGCGGCCAAAGAGGCGGTGGCCCTGCAAAAAAGTCTGGGCTGTTCGATAAAATGGTGGCCTTCAGCAGAAATCAAACAGCGCTATCCCCTCTATGAACCGGCTGATTTTATGGGGGGTACATTTGGTCCCAAAGACGGCCATTTTGACGCCTACGCCGTGCTGATGGCTTACCGGGCCAAAGCCAGATCTCTGGGTGCAACGTATATAAAAGGGGAAGTGGTTGAAATTGCATCAGAGAAAAAAAGAGTTTCCGGAGTCAAGCTGGCGGATGGAGACAGTCTGGCTGCAGAGGCGGTGGTCAATGGTGCCGGAGCATGGGCGGCAAAACTGGCTTTGACGGCAGGGGTAAAGATTCCAGTCGAACCGGTCAAGCGCCAGGTTTTTGCTCTGGACACGGCCGTAAAGCCGGAAGCCCCCCTGCCTTTGACTGTGTTGCCTTCCGGTCTGTATTTTCGATCTGAAACAGGGGGCTTGATCCTGCTGGGCAAATCGATGGACGAAGACCCGGTCGGTTTTGATTTTACCTGGGATGATAAACGGTTTATGGAGGTTTTGTGGCCTGAATTGGCACAGTTCGTTCCGTCTTTTGATACGCTTAAACTGATACGCGGCTGGGCCGGACTGTACGCAGTCAACACGCTGGACGGAAATGCAATTCTCGGAGAATGGCCGGAGCTAAAGGGCTTTTATCTGGCCAATGGCTTTTCCGGTCACGGACTTCAGCAGGCCCCGGCGGTGGGCCGTTATATTGCCGAACTTATTACCGAACGATCTCATGTGCTCGATCTGTCCATTTTTCGACCTGAGCGAATTCTGGAAAATAAACCGGTCAATGAAGATGGACTGGTTTAA
- a CDS encoding ornithine cyclodeaminase family protein: MATNEILYLSRADVEAAGITMSEIIDALQTVFKEKGEGRTEMPPKPGIHPGGGDNFIHAMPAYIPALKSAGVKWVSGFPENAKQGLPYITGLLILNDSETGLPIAIMDCVWITAMRTGAATAVSAHYLARPDSATVGVLGCGVQGRTNVEALKVLFPIKKVMAYDVSSEALNRYTDDMGNRFDIETVPVKTPKEAVTGCDIIVTAGPILKKPHATIQAGWMDEGVFASLVDFDSYWHPDAIGESDKFCTDDTAQMLHYKTVGYFQHIPPLHADLGELANGTKKGRETDEEKTMTANLGLAIDDMAVAPLIFKRAVEKGIGTWLPL; this comes from the coding sequence ATGGCAACCAATGAAATTTTGTATCTTTCCAGAGCGGACGTGGAAGCAGCGGGAATTACCATGTCGGAAATCATTGATGCGCTTCAAACTGTTTTTAAAGAAAAAGGCGAAGGTCGCACGGAAATGCCTCCCAAGCCCGGAATTCATCCCGGTGGCGGAGATAACTTTATTCATGCCATGCCTGCCTATATTCCGGCTTTAAAGTCAGCCGGGGTTAAATGGGTCAGCGGCTTTCCGGAAAATGCCAAACAAGGACTTCCTTATATCACCGGGTTGCTGATCCTGAATGACAGTGAAACCGGCTTGCCCATAGCCATAATGGATTGCGTCTGGATAACGGCTATGCGCACCGGTGCCGCTACAGCCGTGTCCGCCCATTATCTGGCACGGCCCGATTCAGCCACTGTCGGTGTGCTGGGATGCGGCGTACAGGGAAGAACCAACGTTGAGGCACTGAAAGTGTTGTTTCCCATTAAAAAAGTGATGGCCTACGATGTCTCGTCGGAAGCTCTCAACCGATATACGGATGACATGGGAAACCGTTTCGATATTGAAACCGTTCCGGTAAAAACTCCGAAAGAAGCGGTCACAGGTTGCGATATTATTGTTACCGCCGGACCGATTTTAAAAAAACCGCATGCCACCATCCAGGCCGGATGGATGGATGAGGGGGTCTTTGCGTCTCTGGTTGATTTTGATTCCTACTGGCATCCCGATGCCATAGGCGAGTCGGACAAGTTCTGCACCGATGATACCGCCCAGATGCTCCATTACAAAACAGTCGGCTATTTTCAGCACATACCCCCTTTGCATGCCGATCTGGGAGAACTGGCAAACGGAACCAAAAAGGGTAGGGAAACCGATGAAGAAAAAACCATGACTGCGAACCTGGGGTTGGCCATTGATGATATGGCAGTTGCGCCTTTAATTTTCAAACGTGCGGTGGAAAAAGGGATAGGCACCTGGCTACCGCTGTAA
- a CDS encoding prolyl-tRNA synthetase associated domain-containing protein, with product MINIYEFLDNNDIEYQRHDHPPVFTVEDVHRLTPDLPGAKTKNLFFRDKKGNRHFLVLVPADKRVNLKALPRVLQSSKISFGSPDRLMKHLGITPGSVSLLAIVNDQENKVEVIIDESLWVSEAFQFHPLVNTSTLVISKDSIKRFLDATGHEVKIVEIPAQG from the coding sequence ATGATAAATATTTATGAGTTTCTTGACAATAACGATATCGAATATCAGCGCCACGACCACCCACCGGTATTTACGGTGGAAGACGTCCATCGTTTAACTCCGGACCTGCCGGGGGCCAAAACCAAGAATCTTTTCTTTCGTGACAAAAAAGGAAACCGGCACTTTCTGGTTTTGGTTCCGGCCGACAAGCGGGTCAATTTAAAAGCGCTGCCCAGGGTTTTACAAAGCAGCAAAATCAGCTTCGGATCTCCGGACCGCCTCATGAAACATCTGGGAATAACACCGGGATCGGTTTCTCTGCTGGCAATCGTGAATGATCAGGAAAACAAGGTCGAGGTTATCATTGATGAATCTTTATGGGTATCAGAGGCGTTCCAGTTTCACCCCCTGGTCAACACCAGCACTCTGGTTATTTCAAAGGATAGTATCAAACGCTTTCTTGATGCCACCGGACATGAGGTTAAAATCGTGGAAATTCCAGCACAAGGATAG